A genomic window from Pantoea alhagi includes:
- the wzzE gene encoding ECA polysaccharide chain length modulation protein, with protein sequence MTSDFVDNELDIRGLFCALWRGKRWIIGLALLGMLLAFIWSLLVKQEWSTTAITDRPTVNMIGGYYSQQQFLRNLDNRNGVTALTVPQPSVMDDAYQEFIMQLSSWDTRREFWLQTDYYKHRKSGNVHKDAALLDEMVSNIQFSPADSAKNLSDSVRLVAETAVDANNLLRQYVAFASERAARHLNQELTAAWAARTVQLKAQVKRQEKVANAVYQRQLRSVEQALKIAQQQGIDQAKTSTPSEQLPDSELFLLGRPMLQARLENLQANGPTYDLDYDQNRAMLDTLNVGPTLEQKFQTYRYLRTPEEPVKRDSPRRTFVMIMWGAIGALVGAGVALIRRPRA encoded by the coding sequence ATGACCTCAGACTTCGTGGATAACGAATTGGATATTCGTGGCCTGTTTTGCGCGCTGTGGCGCGGCAAGCGCTGGATTATTGGGCTGGCGCTGTTGGGCATGCTACTGGCGTTTATCTGGTCTCTGCTGGTTAAACAGGAGTGGAGCACCACGGCGATCACCGATCGTCCCACAGTGAATATGATTGGCGGCTACTACTCGCAGCAGCAATTCTTACGCAACCTGGATAACCGTAATGGCGTCACCGCGCTGACGGTACCGCAGCCCTCGGTAATGGACGATGCCTACCAGGAATTTATTATGCAACTCTCTTCATGGGACACGCGGCGCGAATTCTGGCTACAAACTGATTACTATAAGCACCGCAAAAGCGGCAACGTCCATAAAGATGCCGCGCTGCTGGACGAAATGGTCAGCAATATTCAGTTCAGCCCTGCGGACAGCGCGAAAAACCTGAGCGATAGCGTCAGGCTGGTAGCGGAAACCGCAGTAGATGCCAACAATCTGCTGCGTCAGTATGTCGCTTTCGCCAGCGAACGCGCGGCGCGTCATTTAAATCAGGAGCTGACGGCGGCCTGGGCGGCGCGTACCGTTCAGCTGAAAGCGCAGGTAAAACGGCAGGAAAAGGTGGCCAATGCGGTGTATCAACGGCAGTTACGCAGCGTAGAGCAGGCGCTAAAAATTGCGCAACAGCAGGGGATCGACCAGGCGAAAACCAGTACGCCATCGGAGCAGCTGCCCGATTCAGAACTCTTTTTGCTTGGCAGGCCGATGCTGCAGGCGCGCCTGGAAAACCTGCAGGCGAATGGGCCGACCTACGATCTGGACTATGATCAAAATCGGGCCATGCTCGATACGTTGAACGTTGGGCCTACGCTTGAGCAGAAGTTTCAGACCTACCGCTATTTACGCACCCCGGAAGAGCCAGTGAAGCGCGACAGTCCGCGCCGGACTTTCGTTATGATTATGTGGGGCGCCATTGGCGCGTTGGTGGGTGCAGGCGTTGCCCTTATTCGCCGTCCTCGTGCCTGA
- the wecB gene encoding non-hydrolyzing UDP-N-acetylglucosamine 2-epimerase, with protein MKVLTVFGTRPEAIKMAPLVHALANDAAFDARLCVTAQHREMLDQVLRLFTLKPDYDLDIMRPEQGLTEITSRILEGLKGVFASFRPDVVLVHGDTTTTLAASLAAFYHRIPVGHVEAGLRTGDLYSPWPEEANRKLTGHLATWHFTPTEYSRQNLLRENLSDKQIFVTGNTVIDALFWVRDRILSDRQHHESLAAHYPFLDAAKKLILVTGHRRESFGDGFERICSALATLARQHPDIQIVYPVHLNPNVSEPVKRILSGIDNIILIEPQEYLPFVWLMNRAWLILTDSGGIQEEAPSLGKPVLVMRETTERPEAIEAGTVRLVGTREEKIVAEVTHLLTHEEAWQAMSHAHNPYGDGHACARILQALKNHRVTL; from the coding sequence GTGAAAGTACTTACCGTTTTTGGCACGAGGCCGGAAGCCATCAAAATGGCTCCGCTGGTGCATGCGCTGGCGAACGATGCCGCATTTGATGCCCGCCTGTGTGTGACGGCCCAGCATCGCGAGATGCTCGATCAGGTTCTGCGCCTTTTCACGCTAAAGCCGGACTATGATCTGGATATTATGCGTCCGGAGCAGGGACTGACGGAAATCACCAGCCGGATACTGGAGGGGCTAAAAGGCGTATTTGCCTCTTTCCGTCCTGATGTCGTGCTGGTTCATGGCGATACCACCACAACGCTGGCAGCCAGCCTGGCCGCTTTTTATCATCGCATCCCGGTGGGGCATGTTGAGGCCGGACTGCGTACCGGCGATCTCTATTCGCCATGGCCTGAGGAAGCGAACCGTAAACTGACCGGCCATCTGGCTACGTGGCATTTTACCCCTACTGAATATTCACGGCAGAACCTGTTGCGGGAAAACCTGTCGGATAAGCAGATATTTGTTACCGGCAATACGGTTATTGATGCGCTGTTCTGGGTGCGCGATCGCATTCTCTCCGATCGCCAGCACCACGAGAGCCTGGCCGCGCATTATCCTTTTCTTGATGCGGCGAAAAAGCTAATTCTGGTTACCGGACACCGCCGTGAAAGCTTTGGCGACGGTTTTGAGCGCATTTGCAGCGCGCTGGCGACGCTGGCGCGTCAGCATCCTGATATCCAGATTGTTTACCCGGTGCACCTGAACCCCAACGTCAGCGAGCCCGTTAAACGTATCCTGAGCGGCATCGACAATATTATTCTTATTGAGCCGCAGGAGTATTTACCCTTTGTCTGGCTGATGAATCGGGCCTGGCTCATTCTGACCGACTCCGGCGGCATTCAGGAAGAAGCGCCTTCGCTGGGTAAACCGGTTCTGGTCATGCGCGAAACCACGGAGCGTCCCGAGGCGATTGAGGCCGGAACGGTGCGCCTGGTTGGAACCCGCGAAGAGAAGATTGTGGCAGAGGTTACCCATCTGCTCACCCATGAAGAAGCCTGGCAGGCGATGAGCCATGCGCATAATCCGTATGGCGATGGTCATGCCTGCGCCCGCATTCTGCAGGCGTTAAAAAATCACAGAGTAACATTATGA
- the wecC gene encoding UDP-N-acetyl-D-mannosamine dehydrogenase, with the protein MSFRTISVIGLGYIGLPTAAAFASRQQHVVGIDINAHAVETINRGEIHIVEPDLDTVVKQAVQQGFLRAATQPVAADAFLIAVPTPFKGDHQPDMTYVQAAALSLAPVLKPGDLVILESTSPVGATEQMADWLAEARPDLSFPQQQPNSPDIHIAYCPERVLPGQVMVELIKNDRVIGGMTPACSERASELYRIFLEGECVVTNARTAEMCKLTENSFRDVNIAFANELSLICAQQGINVWELIALANRHPRVNILQPGPGVGGHCIAVDPWFIVAQNPELARLIRTAREVNDAKPHWVLDQVKAAVADCLSESGKRASELTIACFGLAFKPNIDDLRESPAMEVAHLVASWHSGTTWVVEPNVQQIPAVLASEATLVTLDQALTQADVLVMLVDHHAFKAVSGEQVSQRWVVDTKGVWR; encoded by the coding sequence ATGAGTTTTAGAACGATTTCGGTTATTGGCCTGGGCTATATCGGGCTGCCTACCGCCGCCGCGTTTGCATCGCGCCAGCAGCATGTTGTGGGAATTGATATCAACGCACACGCTGTTGAGACCATAAACCGTGGCGAAATTCATATCGTCGAACCAGATCTGGATACGGTAGTTAAGCAGGCCGTACAGCAGGGGTTTCTTCGTGCCGCCACGCAGCCGGTAGCGGCCGATGCGTTTTTGATCGCTGTCCCCACGCCGTTTAAAGGCGACCATCAGCCTGATATGACCTATGTTCAGGCGGCCGCGCTGTCGCTTGCACCGGTGTTAAAGCCGGGCGATTTAGTGATCCTGGAATCCACCTCGCCGGTCGGTGCTACGGAACAGATGGCGGACTGGCTGGCTGAAGCGCGTCCTGATTTATCGTTTCCACAGCAGCAGCCGAATAGCCCCGATATTCACATCGCCTACTGTCCTGAGCGGGTGCTGCCCGGTCAGGTAATGGTTGAGCTGATTAAAAACGATCGCGTGATCGGCGGCATGACGCCAGCCTGCTCTGAGCGCGCCAGCGAGCTGTACCGCATTTTTCTTGAGGGCGAATGCGTAGTAACCAATGCCCGCACCGCTGAGATGTGCAAGCTGACCGAAAACAGCTTCCGTGACGTCAATATCGCTTTTGCCAACGAATTGTCGCTGATTTGCGCGCAGCAGGGCATCAACGTGTGGGAACTGATAGCGCTGGCCAACCGTCACCCGCGCGTCAATATTCTGCAGCCGGGGCCGGGCGTCGGCGGTCACTGTATTGCGGTCGATCCCTGGTTTATCGTCGCGCAGAATCCAGAGCTGGCGCGTCTTATCCGCACCGCGCGTGAAGTGAACGACGCCAAGCCGCACTGGGTGCTGGATCAAGTGAAAGCAGCGGTTGCCGACTGCCTGAGCGAGAGCGGCAAGCGCGCCAGCGAATTAACCATTGCCTGCTTTGGCCTGGCCTTTAAACCTAACATTGACGATTTACGGGAAAGCCCGGCGATGGAAGTCGCGCATCTGGTCGCCTCCTGGCATAGCGGTACGACCTGGGTGGTGGAGCCTAACGTGCAGCAGATCCCGGCGGTGCTGGCTAGTGAAGCGACACTGGTAACGCTGGATCAGGCGCTTACGCAGGCGGATGTTCTGGTGATGCTGGTTGATCACCACGCCTTTAAAGCGGTAAGCGGCGAGCAGGTCTCCCAGCGTTGGGTAGTGGACACGAAAGGAGTATGGCGATGA
- the rfbB gene encoding dTDP-glucose 4,6-dehydratase — translation MKQFLVTGGAGFIGSAVVRHLIQHTGHRVVVVDKLTYAGNLSSLAPVADSDRFAFEQVDICDRAALDRLLTRYQPDCIMHLAAESHVDRSIDSSWPFIETNIVGTWQLLEAARHYWRGLSAEKQAAFVFHHISTDEVFGDLHGSDDFFTETTPYAPSSPYSASKASSDHLVRAWMRTYGLPVIVTNCSNNYGPYHFPEKLIPLMIINALAGKPLPVYGDGGQIRDWLYVEDHARALVTVVSTGQAGETYNIGGHNEQRNIDVVNMLCDLLEELTPTKPAGIAHFRDLITFVTDRPGHDQRYAIDAGKIERELGWRPQETFESGLRKTVQWYLSHEKWWRSILDGSYQGERLGLSSPH, via the coding sequence ATGAAACAATTTCTGGTTACCGGCGGCGCAGGCTTTATCGGTTCGGCGGTGGTTCGCCATCTTATCCAGCATACCGGACACCGGGTGGTGGTGGTCGATAAGCTGACCTACGCGGGCAATCTCTCTTCGTTGGCTCCGGTTGCGGATAGCGATCGCTTTGCTTTTGAGCAAGTCGATATTTGCGATCGCGCCGCGCTGGATCGCCTGCTGACGCGCTATCAGCCCGACTGCATTATGCATCTGGCGGCGGAAAGCCACGTTGATCGCTCTATCGACAGCTCCTGGCCATTTATTGAAACCAATATTGTCGGCACCTGGCAGTTGCTGGAAGCGGCGCGTCATTACTGGCGCGGCCTGTCAGCTGAAAAGCAGGCGGCGTTTGTTTTCCATCATATTTCCACCGATGAAGTGTTTGGCGATCTGCACGGCAGCGATGACTTCTTTACCGAAACCACGCCTTACGCGCCCAGCAGCCCTTATTCCGCCAGTAAAGCCAGCAGCGACCACCTGGTTCGGGCCTGGATGCGCACCTACGGCCTGCCGGTTATCGTGACCAACTGTTCTAACAACTATGGTCCTTACCATTTTCCCGAAAAGCTTATTCCGCTGATGATTATCAATGCGCTGGCAGGCAAACCGCTGCCGGTTTATGGCGATGGTGGACAGATTCGCGACTGGCTATATGTGGAAGATCACGCGCGTGCGCTGGTAACCGTAGTGAGCACTGGCCAGGCCGGAGAAACCTATAATATTGGCGGTCATAACGAACAGCGTAATATCGACGTTGTAAATATGCTTTGCGACCTGCTGGAAGAGCTGACGCCGACCAAACCGGCGGGCATTGCGCACTTCCGCGATCTGATTACCTTTGTTACCGACCGCCCTGGTCATGATCAGCGCTACGCGATTGATGCCGGAAAAATCGAGCGCGAGCTGGGCTGGCGTCCGCAGGAGACGTTTGAAAGCGGTCTGCGTAAAACGGTGCAGTGGTATTTGAGTCATGAGAAATGGTGGCGCAGCATTCTTGATGGCAGCTATCAGGGCGAGCGGCTCGGGCTTTCTTCCCCTCACTGA
- the rfbA gene encoding glucose-1-phosphate thymidylyltransferase RfbA, which yields MKGIILAGGSGTRLHPITRGISKQLLPIYDKPMIYYPLSVLMLAGIREILIITTPDDMPHFQRLLGDGSEFGIRLAYATQPSPDGLAQAFIIGETFLNGEPSCLALGDNIWFGQGFSPKLKKVAARTQGATVFGYQVMDPERFGVVEFDDDFRAISLEEKPVKPRSNWAITGLYFYDSQVVEFARQVKPSSRGELEITSINQRYLEQGELSVELLGRGFAWLDTGTHDSLIEASTFVQTVEKRQGFKIACLEEIAWRNGWLDDDGLRRAAQALQKTGYGQYLLDILHARPRQY from the coding sequence ATGAAAGGCATTATTCTGGCCGGTGGATCCGGTACGCGGCTGCATCCTATCACGCGAGGGATCTCGAAACAGCTGCTGCCCATCTATGACAAGCCGATGATCTACTATCCCCTGTCGGTATTAATGCTGGCAGGCATCCGCGAAATTCTAATTATTACCACGCCGGATGATATGCCGCACTTCCAGCGCCTGTTGGGCGACGGCAGCGAATTCGGTATCCGGCTGGCCTATGCGACCCAGCCCAGCCCGGACGGCCTGGCGCAGGCTTTTATCATTGGCGAAACGTTTCTTAACGGCGAGCCGAGCTGCCTGGCGCTGGGCGATAATATCTGGTTCGGTCAGGGCTTCAGTCCCAAACTGAAAAAAGTGGCGGCGCGCACTCAGGGCGCGACAGTTTTTGGCTATCAGGTTATGGATCCTGAGCGCTTTGGCGTGGTGGAGTTTGACGACGATTTCCGCGCGATTTCACTGGAAGAAAAACCTGTTAAACCCCGATCTAACTGGGCGATTACCGGCCTTTATTTTTACGATAGTCAGGTCGTGGAGTTCGCACGTCAGGTGAAGCCTTCGTCACGCGGCGAACTGGAAATCACCTCTATTAACCAGCGTTATCTGGAACAGGGCGAACTCAGCGTTGAACTGCTGGGTCGTGGTTTTGCCTGGCTGGATACCGGTACGCATGACAGCCTGATTGAAGCCAGCACCTTTGTGCAAACGGTTGAAAAAAGGCAGGGTTTTAAAATCGCCTGCCTGGAGGAGATCGCCTGGCGCAACGGCTGGCTGGATGATGATGGCCTGCGCCGTGCGGCTCAGGCGCTGCAAAAAACCGGCTACGGTCAGTATCTACTGGATATCTTACATGCGCGTCCACGCCAGTATTAA
- the rffC gene encoding dTDP-4-amino-4,6-dideoxy-D-galactose acyltransferase — protein MRVHASIKTLDWENAFFQRNSAQLTWDASATLDLAQLDVFDVVQAKVDSQQTTQLDTLQQLGFRLVEGEADLLLAVTVGERQSGIRIARPEHIPALRTAAGAAFAYSRFRAPWYQPHDSARFYAQWIENAVRGTFDNQCLIAHDEQGKLQGFVSLRELGVDEARIGLLATLPTAQGQGVGTRLMLAALDWCRARRRNKLRVATQLSNLAAMRLYLRCGATLESTAYWLYR, from the coding sequence ATGCGCGTCCACGCCAGTATTAAAACGCTCGACTGGGAAAACGCCTTTTTCCAACGCAACAGCGCTCAGCTGACATGGGATGCCTCCGCCACGCTCGATTTGGCGCAGCTCGACGTGTTTGATGTGGTGCAGGCAAAAGTCGACAGCCAGCAGACCACACAGCTGGATACGCTACAACAGCTGGGGTTCCGCCTGGTGGAAGGAGAGGCGGATCTGCTGCTTGCCGTCACCGTCGGAGAGCGTCAATCCGGTATACGTATCGCGCGACCGGAACATATTCCGGCATTGCGTACCGCCGCTGGCGCCGCTTTCGCTTACAGCCGCTTTCGCGCGCCCTGGTATCAGCCGCACGACAGCGCCCGCTTCTATGCGCAATGGATTGAAAACGCAGTGCGCGGCACGTTCGATAACCAGTGTCTGATCGCGCATGATGAACAGGGCAAGCTGCAGGGATTCGTTTCGCTGCGCGAGTTGGGCGTTGATGAGGCGCGTATCGGCCTGCTGGCAACCCTGCCGACAGCGCAGGGCCAGGGGGTTGGCACCCGACTGATGCTGGCAGCGCTTGACTGGTGCCGGGCGCGGCGGCGTAACAAATTGCGTGTTGCGACGCAGCTCAGCAATCTGGCCGCAATGCGGCTCTATCTTCGTTGTGGTGCCACTCTTGAGAGCACCGCCTACTGGTTATACAGGTAA
- the rffA gene encoding dTDP-4-amino-4,6-dideoxygalactose transaminase — protein MIPFNAPPVVGTEVEYMQSAMSSGKLCGDGGFTRRCQQWLEQRFGSKKVLLTPSCTASLEMAALLINIQPGDEVIMPSYTFVSTANAFVLRGAKIVFVDVRPDTLNIDETRIEAAITEKTRAIVPVHYAGVACDMDAIMALARKYQLYVIEDAAQGVMSTYKGRALGSIGHIGCFSFHETKNYTAGGEGGATLINDSALVERAEIIREKGTNRSQFFRGQVDKYTWRDIGSSYLMSDLQAAYLWAQLEAATRINQQRLHLWQRYHDALKPVAARGRIELPGIPSDCEHNAHMFYIKLRDADDRAALINWLKEAEILAVFHYIPLHSSPAGEQFGRFAGEDRYTTVESERLLRLPLFYNLSDNNQSTVINSLLSFFS, from the coding sequence ATGATTCCATTTAATGCGCCACCGGTGGTGGGAACCGAAGTTGAATATATGCAGTCCGCCATGAGTAGCGGCAAGCTGTGCGGCGACGGCGGCTTTACGCGTCGCTGTCAGCAGTGGCTGGAGCAGCGTTTCGGCAGCAAAAAGGTTTTGCTGACGCCCTCCTGCACCGCATCGCTGGAAATGGCCGCGTTGCTGATCAATATTCAGCCCGGCGATGAAGTGATTATGCCGAGCTACACCTTTGTTTCTACTGCCAATGCGTTTGTGCTGCGCGGTGCGAAGATTGTGTTTGTGGATGTGCGTCCTGATACGCTAAATATTGATGAAACCCGTATCGAAGCGGCCATCACTGAAAAAACGCGGGCTATTGTGCCGGTTCACTATGCGGGCGTTGCCTGTGACATGGACGCTATTATGGCGCTGGCGCGCAAGTATCAACTGTATGTTATCGAGGACGCGGCGCAGGGCGTCATGTCTACATACAAAGGGCGGGCGCTGGGCAGCATCGGCCACATCGGCTGTTTCAGCTTTCACGAAACGAAAAACTACACCGCAGGCGGTGAGGGCGGTGCCACGCTGATCAATGACAGCGCGCTGGTGGAGCGGGCAGAAATCATTCGTGAGAAAGGCACTAACCGGAGCCAGTTTTTCCGTGGGCAGGTGGATAAATATACCTGGCGCGATATCGGCTCCAGCTATCTTATGTCCGATCTGCAGGCGGCCTATCTGTGGGCGCAACTGGAAGCGGCAACGCGGATTAATCAGCAAAGATTGCATCTCTGGCAGCGTTATCATGATGCTCTGAAGCCGGTTGCGGCTCGGGGCCGTATTGAACTGCCGGGCATCCCCTCGGATTGCGAACACAATGCCCATATGTTTTACATTAAACTGCGCGATGCGGACGATCGGGCGGCGCTGATTAACTGGCTAAAAGAGGCGGAGATCCTGGCGGTCTTTCATTACATTCCGCTGCATAGCTCGCCTGCCGGTGAGCAGTTTGGCCGCTTTGCGGGCGAGGATCGCTATACCACCGTTGAAAGCGAACGCCTGCTGCGTCTGCCGCTGTTCTATAACCTGTCAGATAACAATCAAAGTACCGTTATCAACTCTCTGCTGAGCTTCTTCTCCTGA
- the wzxE gene encoding lipid III flippase WzxE: protein MSLAKASVWTAASTLVKIAAGLLVVKLLAVSFGPEGVGQAGNFRQLITVLGVLAGAGIFNGVTKYVAQYQQQPQQLAAVTGTASTMVLGFSTLLAVIFLLAAAPISQLLFGHDRYQQVIRIVAFLQMGIAWANLALAIMKGFRDAMGNALSLMAGSLIGVIGYVICYWLGGYSGALVGLALVPALIAIPALLLLIKRDHLPLRALAPRWRSELARQLAKFTLMALITSATLPIAWMMMRNLLAARYSWEEVGLWQGVTTISDAWLQFITATFSVWLLPTLSRLNTKAEISREIFRTLRFVLPAVAAVGFCVWLLRDVAIWLLFSSQFTGMRDLFIWQLIGDVLKVGAYVFGYLVIAKASLRFYIAAELSQFVLLTAFSRWLIPSYGAIGAAQAYMATYIVYFALCLCAFLIYRRRV from the coding sequence ATGTCATTAGCTAAAGCCTCGGTGTGGACCGCAGCGTCCACGCTGGTAAAAATTGCTGCCGGCTTGCTGGTGGTAAAGCTGCTGGCAGTCAGCTTTGGGCCGGAAGGGGTAGGGCAGGCAGGCAACTTCCGCCAGCTGATCACCGTGCTGGGTGTGCTGGCGGGTGCCGGTATCTTTAATGGCGTCACTAAGTATGTCGCGCAGTATCAACAGCAGCCGCAGCAACTGGCCGCCGTTACCGGTACAGCCTCCACCATGGTGCTGGGCTTTTCCACGCTGTTGGCGGTGATTTTTCTGCTGGCTGCCGCGCCCATTAGCCAGCTGCTGTTTGGTCACGACCGCTATCAGCAGGTGATTCGCATCGTGGCATTTTTGCAGATGGGTATCGCCTGGGCCAATCTGGCGCTGGCAATAATGAAAGGGTTCCGCGATGCGATGGGCAATGCGCTGTCGCTGATGGCGGGCAGCCTCATCGGCGTAATCGGTTATGTCATCTGTTACTGGCTGGGCGGTTATAGCGGCGCACTGGTCGGGCTGGCTCTGGTGCCAGCGCTGATCGCCATTCCGGCGCTGCTGCTGCTGATAAAGCGCGACCACCTGCCGTTGCGCGCGCTGGCCCCGCGCTGGCGGAGTGAGCTGGCGCGTCAGCTGGCTAAGTTTACGCTGATGGCGCTCATTACCTCCGCTACGCTTCCCATTGCCTGGATGATGATGCGTAACCTGCTGGCAGCGCGCTATAGCTGGGAAGAGGTCGGGCTATGGCAGGGCGTTACCACCATATCCGATGCCTGGCTGCAGTTTATTACCGCCACCTTTAGCGTTTGGCTACTGCCGACGCTTTCACGCCTGAATACAAAAGCGGAAATCTCACGCGAGATTTTCCGCACGCTGCGCTTTGTGCTGCCGGCGGTGGCTGCCGTAGGTTTTTGCGTCTGGCTGCTGCGCGATGTAGCGATCTGGCTGCTGTTTTCCAGCCAGTTCACCGGCATGCGCGACCTTTTTATCTGGCAGCTTATTGGCGATGTACTGAAGGTCGGAGCCTACGTTTTCGGCTATTTGGTGATTGCGAAAGCCTCGCTGCGTTTTTATATTGCCGCCGAGCTTAGCCAGTTTGTTTTGCTGACCGCTTTTTCGCGCTGGTTAATACCGTCTTATGGTGCCATCGGCGCCGCGCAGGCGTATATGGCTACCTATATTGTCTATTTTGCGCTCTGTTTATGCGCTTTTTTGATTTATCGCCGAAGAGTATGA
- a CDS encoding TDP-N-acetylfucosamine:lipid II N-acetylfucosaminyltransferase: protein MTTLIHVLGSDIPHHNQTILRFFNDVMREAQPCRTPRTFMVVSQDMTLAAAWPALQVQIFASKKALAQAVLQRARDRQTRFFLHGQFNPWLWLALLSGGLRRNQVYWHVWGSDLYEESRSLKFRLFYPLRRLAQGRVAHLFATRGDISHYQQRHRRVPASLLYFPTRMHQAMPARQRQDKTFTLLLGNSGDPSNRHIPALQAIRQQFGEQVRVIVPLGYPPNNQAYIDQVSAAARDLFPHGQVALLTDKMAFDDYLQLIADCDLGYFVFERQQGIGTLCLLMQANVPVVLNRKNPFWQDMVEQQLPVLFDTDALSLDIVAQARQQLSGIDKNDIAFFDPAFVTGWQQALTLAEGGLQ, encoded by the coding sequence ATGACGACATTGATTCATGTACTGGGTTCGGATATTCCGCATCATAACCAGACTATCCTGCGTTTTTTTAATGATGTCATGCGGGAAGCGCAGCCGTGCCGCACGCCGCGCACCTTTATGGTCGTCAGCCAGGATATGACGCTGGCCGCCGCCTGGCCGGCATTGCAGGTGCAAATTTTTGCCAGTAAAAAAGCGCTGGCGCAGGCGGTGCTACAACGCGCACGCGATCGGCAAACCCGCTTCTTCCTGCACGGGCAGTTTAATCCCTGGCTGTGGCTGGCATTACTGAGCGGCGGTCTGCGGCGTAATCAGGTTTACTGGCATGTCTGGGGGTCAGATCTGTATGAAGAGTCACGCAGCCTGAAGTTCCGCCTGTTTTATCCGCTGCGTCGACTGGCGCAGGGGCGAGTCGCGCACCTGTTCGCTACCCGTGGTGATATCAGCCATTATCAGCAGCGCCATCGGCGCGTGCCAGCTTCGCTGCTCTATTTTCCTACGCGTATGCATCAGGCGATGCCAGCGCGTCAGCGTCAGGATAAAACCTTTACGCTGCTGTTAGGTAATTCCGGCGATCCCAGCAATCGCCATATTCCGGCGCTACAGGCTATCCGGCAACAGTTTGGCGAACAGGTCAGGGTGATAGTGCCGCTCGGTTATCCGCCCAATAATCAGGCTTATATCGATCAGGTAAGCGCTGCTGCACGCGATCTCTTTCCCCACGGGCAGGTTGCGCTGCTGACCGATAAAATGGCGTTTGACGACTATCTGCAGCTGATCGCTGACTGCGACCTGGGCTATTTTGTTTTTGAGCGTCAGCAGGGTATCGGGACGCTTTGTCTGCTGATGCAGGCCAACGTGCCAGTGGTACTGAACCGGAAAAACCCGTTCTGGCAGGATATGGTGGAGCAACAGCTTCCCGTATTGTTTGATACTGATGCGCTGAGTCTGGACATTGTTGCTCAGGCTCGTCAGCAGCTCTCTGGCATAGATAAAAACGACATCGCCTTCTTTGATCCAGCCTTTGTTACCGGCTGGCAGCAGGCGCTAACGCTGGCAGAAGGAGGATTGCAATGA